A genomic stretch from Flavobacterium humidisoli includes:
- a CDS encoding beta-ketoacyl-ACP synthase III, which yields MSAVITAIGGFVPSSILTNKKISETVDTSEEWIIKRTGIRERRIADDDTATSDLAAAAIENLFENYKVDREEIEALLVATATPDHILAPTASIVCDKSGLTNAFGIDMNAACSGFLYALEMGANMIESGRYKKLIIVGADKMSSIVDYEDRNTCILFGDGAGAVLLEKTESDAGLMKTILKTDGSGVSSLAVPAGGSRNPTSMQSLLHRTHYLKQDGAFVFKRAVAAMSQVSQDALVKNDLQADHIDWVVPHQANLRIINAVSESLNIDFDKVKVNIDRYGNTTSATVPLCLWDFKDDFKEGQNVLITTFGAGFSWGATCLKWGVMREKNPIATIKADKKEEAVLVEH from the coding sequence ATGAGCGCAGTTATTACAGCAATAGGTGGTTTCGTGCCATCATCAATTTTGACCAATAAAAAGATTTCAGAAACTGTTGATACATCGGAGGAATGGATCATTAAAAGAACTGGAATTAGAGAACGTAGAATCGCAGACGACGATACAGCAACATCTGATCTTGCCGCAGCAGCTATTGAAAATCTTTTCGAAAACTATAAGGTAGATCGCGAGGAAATAGAAGCATTGTTGGTGGCAACAGCAACTCCAGATCACATTTTAGCGCCAACAGCAAGTATTGTTTGCGATAAAAGCGGACTTACAAATGCTTTTGGAATTGATATGAATGCAGCTTGCAGCGGATTTTTGTATGCACTAGAGATGGGAGCAAACATGATCGAAAGCGGTCGTTACAAAAAATTAATCATCGTTGGAGCAGATAAAATGAGCTCTATCGTAGATTATGAAGACCGCAATACTTGTATTCTTTTCGGAGATGGAGCAGGAGCTGTTTTGTTAGAAAAAACAGAATCTGATGCGGGGTTAATGAAAACAATTCTGAAAACGGATGGAAGCGGTGTTTCTTCTTTGGCTGTACCGGCTGGAGGTTCTAGAAATCCAACTTCTATGCAGAGTCTTTTGCACAGAACACACTATTTAAAACAAGACGGAGCTTTTGTATTTAAAAGAGCTGTTGCAGCAATGAGCCAAGTTTCGCAAGATGCTTTAGTGAAAAATGACTTACAGGCAGACCATATTGATTGGGTTGTGCCACATCAAGCGAATTTAAGAATTATTAATGCTGTAAGCGAAAGCTTGAATATTGATTTTGATAAAGTTAAAGTAAATATCGATCGTTACGGAAATACAACATCTGCAACAGTTCCGTTGTGTTTATGGGATTTCAAAGACGATTTTAAAGAAGGACAAAATGTATTGATCACTACTTTTGGTGCAGGATTTTCTTGGGGCGCAACGTGCTTAAAATGGGGCGTTATGCGTGAGAAAAACCCAATTGCTACCATAAAAGCAGATAAAAAAGAAGAAGCTGTTCTAGTAGAACACTAA